Proteins encoded together in one Bactrocera neohumeralis isolate Rockhampton chromosome 4, APGP_CSIRO_Bneo_wtdbg2-racon-allhic-juicebox.fasta_v2, whole genome shotgun sequence window:
- the LOC126755624 gene encoding uncharacterized protein LOC126755624 — protein sequence MRKYHQLLLVIISCISIIVLLTYKSENSRLKDVLSAVHFFSRKDADELRLLNNFTAAEDDIIDFNRPLPVWQLIGDSFHAYASYYQRNDLVSSGGEVLTLVTGKTGAAVNFRCKAHYDDGRDIQGKFRFQHMNQEDNTDAVSTNYVFYCRLKNDLGEPNSIVYTDLTGDGSNANRKLRLRFVKSAQGSNVPQTQVAICLDLVSFNMSSSFGKSYSKLIEFFIHHYVVGINQFIVYNGDELTEILLQKLMKHKNIHLQLLPFNFPFANKNNTSNLRELIKTDCLLRSMHKAKYVTLLEPNEFFFPNAKLSDDNSVLYSLNSYSTSETIYELQTYSVCIDGKNELLSNNSFYDPEVVQPHKINIFRPVVPSSSISSTTNLAPSLAFAHRYTDCVHVGNDGLHMLQNLLRQDFMNNLIKIRKEVRELMYN from the coding sequence ATGCGTAAATATCACCAGCTTTTGTTAGTTATAATTTCTTGTATTAGCATAATTGTCTTGCTCACATATAAGAGTGAAAATTCACGTTTAAAAGATGTTCTAAGTGCTGTGCACTTCTTTAGCCGCAAGGATGCGGATGAATTGCGATTATTGAATAACTTCACAGCAGCGGAGGACGATATCATTGATTTTAATCGACCATTGCCAGTCTGGCAGCTGATAGGAGACTCGTTTCATGCATACGCCTCTTATTATCAACGCAACGATCTTGTGTCTTCCGGCGGAGAAGTTTTAACGCTTGTAACCGGTAAAACAGGGGCAGCAGTAAATTTTCGCTGTAAAGCACATTACGACGATGGACGCGATATTCAAGGCAAATTCCGATTTCAACACATGAATCAAGAAGACAACACCGATGCTGTATCtacaaattatgtattttattgtcGTCTTAAAAATGACTTAGGAGAACCAAATAGCATAGTTTATACCGATCTGACGGGTGATGGCAGTAATGCGAATCGCAAGTTACGGttacgttttgtaaaaagtgcaCAAGGAAGTAATGTACCACAAACACAGGTGGCTATTTGCCTGGATTTGGTCTCATTTAATATGAGCAGTAGTTTCGGCAAAAGTTATTCGAAATTAATTGAATTCTTTATACATCATTATGTTGTTGGCATCAACCAGTTTATCGTTTACAATGGTGATGAACTAACCGAAATACTTTTACAAAAGCTtatgaaacataaaaatatacatttacaaTTGTTGCCTTTCAATTTCccatttgcaaacaaaaataatacatcTAATTTGCGTGAACTCATTAAAACAGATTGCTTACTGCGTAGCATGCACAAAGCAAAATATGTTACTTTGCTAGAACCAAACGAatttttctttccaaatgcCAAACTAAGTGACGACAATTCAGTACTATATTCATTGAATTCATATAGTACCTCTGAGACTATATATGAGTTACAAACTTACTCAGTTTGTATTGATGGAAAGAATGAACTACTTTCAAATAATAGCTTTTATGATCCAGAAGTGGTGCAGCCACACAAGATAAACATTTTCAGACCTGTGGTCCCTTCTTCCTCTATAAGTAGTACTACTAATTTGGCTCCGTCATTAGCTTTTGCTCATAGATACACCGACTGCGTACATGTGGGAAATGATGGCCTACATATGTTGCAAAACTTGCTGCGTCAAGatttcatgaataatttgattaaaattagaaaagaaGTACGAGAATTAATGTATAATTAA